The proteins below come from a single Arthrobacter sp. zg-Y1171 genomic window:
- a CDS encoding NUDIX hydrolase: MAHPVPSAPKRTPLTASMGGAGAHSVHAPLPTVEEVSAGGIVVDTSTEQLHVAIIARLNRGGRLEWCLPKGHPENDEDSQAAAIREIAEETGIDGRILTALGSIDYWFTVSGHRVHKTVHHFLLEACGGHLTIENDPDHEAVDVAWVPLAELGRRLSFPNERRIADLAREILPRYL; encoded by the coding sequence ATGGCCCATCCCGTACCGAGCGCGCCCAAGCGGACCCCGTTGACTGCGTCAATGGGTGGCGCCGGTGCGCATTCGGTACATGCCCCCCTCCCAACGGTGGAGGAGGTTTCTGCCGGCGGGATTGTGGTCGACACCTCAACGGAGCAGTTGCACGTGGCGATTATTGCCCGCCTGAACCGCGGCGGCCGGCTGGAATGGTGCCTACCGAAGGGCCACCCGGAAAACGACGAAGACAGCCAGGCTGCTGCCATCCGCGAAATTGCGGAGGAAACGGGCATCGACGGCCGCATCCTGACGGCGCTGGGCAGCATCGATTACTGGTTTACGGTCAGCGGGCACCGGGTGCATAAGACGGTCCACCACTTCCTCCTGGAAGCCTGCGGCGGGCACCTGACCATCGAGAACGATCCGGACCACGAAGCTGTGGACGTCGCCTGGGTTCCGCTGGCGGAGCTCGGCCGGAGGCTCTCCTTCCCCAACGAGCGCCGCATCGCGGACCTCGCCCGCGAGATCCTCCCCCGCTACCTGTGA
- the murJ gene encoding murein biosynthesis integral membrane protein MurJ → MASGTLVSRVLGLVRTALLAIAIGSTGLVTDIFSSANVLPNFIYLMVAGGVFNAVLVPQIIKASKRPDRGAEYVSRILTLCLLVLAGIALVATLAAPVILSTVLSLGPDQLTLATTFAYWLFPQIFFYGAYAVIGQILNANGRFGAYMWAPVVNNIIAIAGLLVFITFIGREETSSFSPENWTSQATLILAGSTTLGIVMQAVVLLVPLRRLGLGLRPSFGLRGVGLRETGKVAKWTIITMLVGNGAYLVYTAVATIASEARPEYQAMGREIAGQMNLETASMLYIIPHSVITLSLATVLFNQMSHAYAEKNYDGVRETLSQGLRAIGVATVFCSAVLIVLAGPISIWFSGGSNVSAALQAQVLVLLAITAPFLSATFLMNRAFYANEDAKTPLVMQLILSAFGIALALGAAALPADQIIFALAIAYSLGNVAAVVLSHIFLRRSLGDYGGARVFDVHVRLVVAALAAGAVGSAALALLGGYSADGFAWQSVPSATVVLVVCGSLMAVAYYFMLRVLKVSELDAFLAPLLAKLRRTP, encoded by the coding sequence ATGGCATCGGGAACCCTGGTTTCCCGTGTCCTTGGACTGGTCCGCACCGCCCTGTTGGCAATCGCCATCGGCAGCACCGGACTGGTCACCGATATCTTCAGCTCAGCGAACGTGCTGCCGAACTTTATCTACCTGATGGTGGCCGGCGGTGTCTTCAACGCAGTGCTGGTTCCGCAGATCATCAAGGCGAGCAAGCGGCCTGACCGGGGCGCCGAGTACGTTTCCCGGATCCTCACGCTCTGCCTCCTCGTGCTCGCCGGCATAGCCCTCGTGGCCACGCTCGCGGCACCCGTGATCCTGTCCACGGTCCTGTCGCTGGGCCCGGACCAGCTGACGCTGGCGACCACCTTCGCCTACTGGCTTTTCCCGCAGATCTTCTTCTACGGCGCCTATGCGGTGATCGGGCAGATCCTCAACGCCAACGGCAGGTTCGGCGCCTATATGTGGGCGCCCGTGGTCAACAACATCATCGCGATCGCCGGCCTGCTCGTCTTCATTACGTTCATCGGCAGGGAGGAGACGTCGTCGTTCTCGCCGGAGAACTGGACTTCGCAGGCCACCCTCATCCTGGCCGGCAGCACCACCCTCGGCATTGTGATGCAGGCAGTGGTCCTGCTGGTCCCGCTGCGCCGCCTGGGCCTGGGGCTGCGTCCCTCGTTCGGGCTTCGCGGGGTGGGCCTGAGGGAAACCGGGAAGGTGGCCAAGTGGACGATCATCACCATGCTCGTGGGCAACGGCGCTTACCTGGTCTACACGGCCGTGGCCACGATCGCCTCGGAAGCGCGGCCCGAATACCAAGCCATGGGCCGTGAGATTGCCGGGCAGATGAACCTGGAAACGGCGTCGATGCTGTACATCATTCCGCACTCGGTCATCACGTTGTCCCTCGCCACGGTGCTCTTCAACCAGATGTCCCACGCCTATGCGGAGAAAAACTACGACGGCGTCCGGGAGACCCTTTCGCAGGGGCTCCGGGCCATCGGGGTGGCCACTGTCTTTTGCTCTGCGGTGCTGATTGTCCTGGCCGGACCGATCAGCATCTGGTTCAGCGGCGGATCGAATGTTTCCGCCGCGCTGCAGGCCCAGGTGCTGGTGCTGCTGGCCATCACCGCGCCCTTCCTCAGTGCCACCTTCCTGATGAACCGTGCCTTCTATGCCAACGAGGACGCGAAAACCCCGCTTGTTATGCAGCTGATCCTGTCGGCCTTCGGCATTGCGCTTGCCCTGGGGGCGGCCGCCCTGCCGGCGGACCAGATCATCTTCGCCCTGGCAATTGCCTATTCCCTGGGCAACGTCGCGGCCGTCGTCCTCAGCCATATTTTCCTCCGCCGCAGCCTCGGCGATTACGGCGGAGCCCGGGTCTTCGACGTCCATGTCCGGCTCGTGGTTGCCGCTTTGGCCGCCGGCGCCGTCGGTTCGGCCGCCTTGGCCCTGCTGGGCGGGTACTCGGCCGACGGCTTCGCCTGGCAGTCGGTGCCTTCCGCCACAGTGGTCCTGGTGGTCTGCGGCTCCCTGATGGCCGTGGCGTACTACTTCATGCTGCGGGTTCTGAAGGTCTCCGAGCTGGACGCGTTCCTGGCACCGCTCCTTGCCAAACTCCGGCGGACTCCCTAA
- a CDS encoding ABC transporter substrate-binding protein — MPQSVDVGSVLGGRYKVTALVLASAEQDMVLDGVDQVLNRSVSILVAAPMNASQVSASAREIATGERHGNVQVLDLGVSDGRTYLITNTASAADLLDLVIERDAPYVEPFFTDTLGSEIFGMPRSREPETVEEDRYVEHEEREPRKPLLSGSHKPKLPRFGRNAAAAGAGAAAGTGAGAAAAERDLQFGEAADAPAEAATGGANVPPAPTTRPKQSAAEARPAKVTKWEDDEPQSAPVPERNSRSASTFPKSALAAGGYDDDGYGYGDPDDDYEEDSAEEKPNRKSGRVLIGAVLSLVLVLAVVLAVSQLGKMGDIFGSDPEAGASTAPTQEAAQAAPSADAAAPAPAPEIAGITRLVPGNPQLDSANDGALPQIIDGNPSSYWSSYVYASDTFGGLAPSLALVVDLGADSAVNEVNITQLNGTGGSFSVMLNDTPDLEGATSVAQSGFTGPTTSIPVPKTDGQAATARYVIVNFTQLPRLNGVQAAYPWGLRIAEIGVS, encoded by the coding sequence GTGCCACAGTCCGTAGACGTCGGTTCAGTGCTGGGCGGACGTTACAAGGTGACAGCCCTTGTACTCGCTTCAGCTGAGCAGGACATGGTGCTCGATGGTGTGGACCAGGTCCTGAACCGTTCCGTCAGCATCCTCGTAGCCGCCCCCATGAATGCCAGCCAGGTCTCGGCAAGCGCCCGCGAAATCGCCACCGGTGAACGCCATGGCAATGTCCAGGTGCTGGATTTGGGCGTCAGCGACGGCCGCACGTACCTGATCACGAATACCGCCAGCGCGGCGGATCTCCTGGATCTCGTGATTGAGCGCGATGCCCCCTACGTCGAGCCTTTCTTCACCGACACCCTGGGCTCGGAAATCTTCGGCATGCCCCGTTCCCGCGAACCGGAAACCGTCGAAGAAGACCGCTACGTCGAACATGAGGAGCGCGAGCCGCGCAAGCCGCTGCTCTCCGGGTCGCACAAGCCCAAGCTCCCCCGGTTCGGACGCAACGCTGCTGCTGCCGGAGCCGGGGCTGCTGCCGGAACCGGAGCCGGGGCCGCTGCGGCGGAGCGCGATCTTCAGTTCGGCGAGGCCGCCGACGCTCCGGCAGAGGCCGCCACCGGCGGTGCCAACGTTCCCCCGGCTCCCACTACCCGGCCCAAGCAGTCCGCCGCAGAAGCCCGGCCGGCAAAGGTCACCAAGTGGGAAGATGACGAGCCCCAGTCGGCACCGGTTCCGGAACGGAACTCCCGCTCTGCGTCGACCTTCCCCAAGTCCGCCCTGGCGGCAGGCGGTTACGACGATGACGGCTACGGGTACGGCGATCCGGACGACGACTACGAAGAGGACAGCGCCGAGGAGAAGCCGAACCGCAAGTCCGGCCGCGTGCTTATCGGAGCGGTCCTGAGCCTCGTGCTTGTCCTCGCAGTGGTGCTGGCGGTTTCCCAGCTGGGCAAAATGGGCGATATCTTCGGATCCGACCCGGAAGCCGGTGCATCCACCGCCCCCACGCAGGAGGCTGCACAGGCCGCCCCGAGCGCGGACGCCGCCGCACCTGCACCGGCACCGGAGATTGCAGGCATCACACGTCTGGTTCCAGGCAATCCGCAGCTTGATTCGGCCAACGACGGCGCGCTGCCGCAGATCATCGACGGCAACCCGTCCTCGTACTGGTCCAGCTACGTCTACGCCAGTGACACGTTCGGCGGGCTCGCCCCCAGCTTGGCCTTGGTGGTGGACCTGGGTGCGGATTCGGCGGTCAACGAGGTCAACATCACCCAGCTGAACGGCACGGGCGGCAGCTTCTCCGTAATGCTCAACGACACTCCGGACCTGGAGGGTGCGACGTCGGTTGCCCAGAGCGGCTTTACCGGTCCCACCACCAGCATTCCGGTGCCGAAGACGGATGGCCAGGCTGCCACTGCCCGCTACGTGATCGTCAACTTCACGCAGCTGCCCCGGCTTAACGGGGTCCAGGCTGCTTACCCGTGGGGACTCAGGATCGCCGAAATCGGCGTGTCCTGA
- the trxB gene encoding thioredoxin-disulfide reductase, with protein sequence MSTANSVATDGAAAAGDVREVIIVGSGPSGYTAAVYAARANLKPLLIASSVTAGGELMNTTDVENFPGFPEGVMGPDLMANFEKQAARFGTEILFEDVTEVDLTGDIKTVTIGTGETFRARAVIISTGSAYRELGLPDEKRLSGRGVSWCATCDGFFFKGQDIAVIGGGDSALEEALFLTKFASSVTVVHRRDSLRASKIMQERALSHEKIRFAWDSEVAAIRGEDKVTGLVLRSTKDGSESELAVTGVFVAIGNDPRVDLVRGQLELTEEGTIAVLGRTSKTSLPGVFAAGDVIDPTYRQAITASGSGCVAAVDVEHYLADLGDSVPTAAEVPTPPSEAVSEHAAL encoded by the coding sequence GTGAGCACCGCAAACTCCGTTGCCACAGACGGCGCCGCTGCTGCCGGCGACGTCCGCGAGGTCATCATCGTCGGTTCCGGCCCTTCCGGATACACGGCAGCCGTTTACGCGGCACGTGCCAATCTGAAGCCGCTCCTGATTGCGAGCTCCGTCACCGCCGGTGGGGAGCTCATGAACACCACCGATGTGGAGAACTTCCCCGGCTTCCCCGAAGGCGTCATGGGGCCGGACCTGATGGCCAACTTCGAAAAGCAGGCCGCCCGTTTCGGCACCGAAATCCTTTTCGAGGACGTCACCGAGGTGGACCTGACCGGCGACATCAAAACGGTGACGATCGGCACGGGCGAGACCTTCCGCGCCCGCGCAGTCATCATCTCCACCGGGTCCGCCTACCGTGAACTGGGACTGCCGGACGAGAAGCGCCTTTCCGGCCGCGGTGTCAGCTGGTGTGCTACCTGCGACGGCTTCTTCTTCAAGGGCCAGGACATCGCCGTCATCGGCGGCGGCGACTCCGCTTTGGAGGAAGCACTGTTCCTGACCAAGTTCGCTTCTTCGGTAACCGTGGTGCACCGCCGCGACAGCCTGCGGGCCTCCAAGATCATGCAGGAGCGGGCCCTTTCCCACGAGAAGATCCGCTTCGCCTGGGATTCTGAAGTAGCCGCCATCCGCGGCGAGGACAAGGTCACCGGCCTCGTGCTGCGCAGCACCAAGGACGGTTCCGAATCCGAGCTTGCCGTCACGGGTGTGTTCGTGGCCATCGGCAACGACCCCCGGGTGGACCTGGTCCGCGGCCAGCTTGAACTGACCGAGGAGGGCACCATCGCGGTCCTCGGACGCACCTCCAAGACGTCCCTTCCGGGCGTCTTCGCGGCCGGCGACGTCATCGATCCGACCTACCGGCAGGCCATCACCGCGTCGGGCTCCGGCTGTGTGGCCGCCGTCGACGTCGAACACTACCTCGCCGATCTGGGCGATTCCGTCCCCACCGCGGCGGAGGTCCCCACCCCGCCGTCCGAGGCTGTTTCCGAACACGCAGCCCTCTAA
- the trxA gene encoding thioredoxin, which produces MSSAKAVTDASFGTDVLTADKPVIVDFWAEWCGPCRMLSPILDDIAAQYSDKVDVVKVNVDENPAIAAQYGITSIPAVYVFQGGEVAATSIGAKPKQVLEQEFAAFLK; this is translated from the coding sequence ATGAGCAGTGCAAAAGCAGTAACCGATGCTTCTTTCGGTACCGATGTCCTGACCGCGGACAAGCCCGTAATCGTGGACTTCTGGGCTGAATGGTGCGGCCCGTGCCGCATGCTGTCCCCCATCCTCGACGACATTGCCGCCCAGTACAGCGACAAGGTGGACGTTGTGAAGGTGAACGTGGATGAAAACCCCGCGATCGCCGCTCAGTACGGCATCACCTCCATCCCGGCGGTGTACGTGTTCCAGGGCGGTGAGGTTGCGGCGACTTCCATCGGCGCAAAGCCGAAGCAGGTCCTGGAGCAGGAATTCGCGGCCTTCCTGAAGTAA
- a CDS encoding peptidoglycan-binding protein, whose protein sequence is MSVHGESLRRLDASRRVVALREALLRAGVTLSYLAPDAVNDPTIFDDHVDAAVRAFQQSRGLIVDGVAGPDTQRALSEAQFRFGDRTLNYVEGGQLRGDDVAELQRHLSHLGFYYGHIDGSFGVRTRYAVAELQQNLGLPGTGVCDADTMRSMSRVNRAISPSQAFALRDYERLDRSTAALRGRVISVNIGRARLVSPHGVERLSGDPLTELLVTTDIAGRVERILREFGARLVPQQSGAATESGSRRNVPSLNLDIHCDWLDQQAASGMAAYYWGLPGTGEARSPIGHRAAVLLLKELGARTDLDNLGVHARTWDTLKVPGVPSVGLDLGYLSNAHDAERLADPVFRQTVADSIVIGIQRLYLLEEEDQPTGTLALDDVLKFNPTEEPATRRVSGL, encoded by the coding sequence ATGAGTGTGCATGGTGAAAGCCTGCGGAGGCTGGATGCCAGCCGGCGTGTGGTGGCGCTTCGTGAAGCGCTGCTGCGCGCCGGCGTCACCCTGTCCTACCTGGCACCGGACGCGGTAAACGATCCGACCATTTTCGATGACCACGTTGACGCGGCGGTCCGCGCGTTCCAGCAGAGCCGAGGCCTGATTGTCGACGGCGTTGCCGGTCCGGACACCCAGCGGGCCTTGTCCGAAGCGCAGTTCCGCTTTGGCGACCGGACGCTGAACTATGTTGAGGGCGGGCAGCTGCGGGGCGACGACGTCGCCGAACTCCAGCGCCACCTGTCCCACCTGGGGTTCTACTACGGCCACATCGACGGCAGTTTCGGGGTGCGTACCCGCTACGCCGTGGCCGAGCTGCAGCAGAACCTCGGGCTGCCGGGCACCGGTGTGTGCGACGCCGACACCATGCGTTCCATGTCCCGCGTGAACCGCGCCATCTCGCCCAGCCAGGCGTTCGCCCTGCGCGACTACGAACGGCTGGACCGATCCACCGCGGCCCTGCGCGGACGTGTTATCTCCGTGAACATCGGCCGTGCGCGGCTGGTGTCTCCGCACGGCGTCGAGCGGCTCAGCGGGGATCCGCTGACCGAGCTGCTGGTCACCACTGACATCGCCGGGCGTGTAGAACGCATCCTGCGTGAATTCGGTGCCCGGCTGGTTCCGCAGCAAAGCGGTGCGGCCACCGAATCGGGGTCTCGGCGGAACGTGCCCAGCCTGAACCTGGATATCCATTGTGACTGGCTGGACCAGCAGGCCGCCTCGGGGATGGCTGCCTACTACTGGGGCCTACCCGGTACCGGTGAGGCACGCTCCCCCATCGGCCACAGGGCCGCCGTCCTGCTTTTGAAGGAACTGGGTGCCCGTACCGACTTGGACAATCTGGGCGTGCATGCCCGGACCTGGGACACGCTCAAGGTGCCCGGTGTACCCTCCGTGGGCCTCGATCTGGGCTACCTCAGCAATGCGCACGACGCCGAGCGCCTCGCCGATCCGGTTTTCCGCCAGACGGTTGCCGATTCAATCGTGATTGGCATCCAGCGCCTGTACCTCCTCGAGGAGGAGGACCAGCCCACGGGCACCCTGGCTTTGGACGACGTCCTCAAGTTCAACCCGACGGAAGAGCCGGCTACCAGGCGGGTTTCCGGCCTCTAG
- a CDS encoding class I SAM-dependent methyltransferase: MNEGALHSVPGADARAYNLVSQAYAELIPTAGREGDPEDEQDLAMVRRFAGSLPSGAAVLDAGCGAGRMITYLDTLAPLAIEGCDISAGMVRQARKAHPHRRFEVTAMSSLPYGDGSFQGVLAWYSIIHTPSAGLPAVFAEFRRILRPGGRLLLGFQAGTGSRRITTAYGHAVELTGYLHDIPETAALLEGEDFQVDEHLLRSPTAAERYAQGFISAGKSGRTA; encoded by the coding sequence ATGAACGAGGGAGCCCTGCACAGTGTCCCCGGCGCCGACGCCCGGGCCTACAACCTTGTTTCCCAGGCCTACGCGGAGCTGATCCCCACTGCCGGCAGGGAGGGAGACCCGGAGGACGAGCAGGACTTGGCCATGGTGCGCAGGTTCGCCGGTTCACTGCCGTCCGGGGCAGCCGTCCTGGACGCGGGGTGCGGAGCCGGCCGAATGATTACCTATCTCGACACCCTGGCGCCGCTGGCCATCGAAGGGTGCGACATTTCCGCAGGCATGGTCCGGCAGGCCCGGAAGGCACATCCGCATCGGAGATTCGAGGTCACGGCGATGTCCTCGTTGCCCTACGGCGACGGGTCATTTCAGGGGGTGCTGGCCTGGTATTCGATTATCCATACCCCGTCTGCAGGGCTGCCGGCGGTTTTCGCCGAGTTTCGACGGATCCTGCGTCCCGGCGGCCGGCTCCTGTTGGGTTTTCAGGCAGGAACGGGTTCCCGTCGAATAACGACGGCCTACGGACATGCCGTGGAACTCACGGGCTACCTCCACGACATCCCGGAAACCGCCGCGCTGCTGGAGGGCGAAGATTTCCAGGTTGATGAACACCTGCTCCGCTCCCCGACAGCTGCGGAACGCTATGCGCAGGGGTTCATCAGCGCCGGGAAAAGCGGCAGAACGGCCTAG
- a CDS encoding DUF1116 domain-containing protein: MTTTTRDASRLSANEAAVAAMLSAEPELIDVLPALEAVPGMANDIILVSGPLMRWQDYTGCQRLAVVGAAVFEGLAASPAEADGLLRSGAIRLASCHEYGAVGSLTGVCSASMPVLVVQDRLSGRTATCRMNEGAGTRALTFGSQGPAVTANLARIRDRVPPALARILRASPIPLLPIMAQALAMGDELHGRQTAAGLLFRNAVLERLLHLRGNAPESAALLAYLDTAEFHFLHVAMAAAKVIADTADSIPGSSIVTAMAMNEKEFAVRVSGLPGQWFRAPLPPISGFPGRIMVPWTPADLGYSGGDSLIMETLGLGGAAAAAAPALSPVSVGTPAQMMELTSSLYAVASSEHPTMRIPALGGRGVPWGMDAAAIVERRLVPPVHIGATLRSGGLAGAIYFTPPLQPFIDATERLQSIV; this comes from the coding sequence GTGACGACGACGACAAGGGATGCTTCCCGACTCTCTGCCAACGAAGCAGCTGTCGCGGCAATGCTTTCCGCGGAGCCCGAGTTGATCGACGTTCTCCCGGCCCTGGAGGCGGTTCCGGGCATGGCCAATGACATCATCCTCGTCTCGGGTCCGCTGATGCGGTGGCAGGATTACACGGGTTGCCAACGCTTGGCGGTTGTCGGTGCGGCTGTATTCGAAGGACTTGCGGCCTCTCCGGCAGAGGCTGACGGCTTGCTCCGCTCCGGCGCGATCCGGCTGGCCTCCTGCCACGAGTACGGTGCCGTAGGTTCGCTTACGGGCGTTTGTTCCGCCTCCATGCCCGTACTGGTTGTACAGGACCGCCTGTCCGGGCGCACCGCTACATGCAGGATGAATGAAGGCGCGGGCACGCGGGCCCTTACATTCGGCTCCCAGGGACCAGCAGTCACCGCCAATCTGGCCCGCATCAGGGACCGAGTGCCGCCTGCCCTGGCTCGTATCCTCCGGGCATCTCCGATACCGCTCCTGCCGATCATGGCCCAGGCGCTGGCCATGGGCGACGAACTGCACGGCAGGCAGACTGCCGCCGGGCTGCTGTTCCGGAACGCCGTCCTGGAACGCCTCCTCCACCTCCGGGGCAATGCCCCGGAATCCGCTGCGTTGCTGGCCTACCTCGACACAGCGGAATTCCATTTCCTGCACGTCGCGATGGCAGCCGCAAAGGTTATTGCGGACACAGCAGACTCAATTCCGGGGAGCTCAATCGTCACGGCGATGGCGATGAATGAGAAGGAGTTCGCAGTCAGGGTTTCCGGCTTGCCGGGCCAGTGGTTCCGCGCGCCCCTACCGCCGATCTCCGGGTTTCCCGGAAGAATCATGGTGCCCTGGACGCCCGCCGATCTGGGGTACAGCGGTGGTGACAGCTTGATTATGGAAACGCTGGGGCTGGGCGGCGCTGCTGCGGCGGCGGCTCCTGCCCTGAGTCCGGTCTCCGTCGGGACTCCGGCGCAAATGATGGAACTGACGAGCTCCCTGTACGCGGTTGCATCGTCGGAGCACCCGACGATGCGGATTCCGGCACTGGGCGGGCGCGGGGTCCCTTGGGGTATGGACGCTGCCGCGATCGTGGAGCGCCGCCTCGTACCTCCGGTGCACATCGGGGCGACCCTGCGCAGCGGTGGACTTGCCGGCGCGATTTATTTCACCCCGCCACTGCAACCCTTTATCGACGCAACCGAGCGCCTGCAGTCAATCGTCTGA
- a CDS encoding winged helix-turn-helix domain-containing protein produces the protein MTDESGQVPRRSASEEEAKALASATRIRILRLCMKEQLTNKEIATMLAANPATVLYHVRKLVSAGFLEPQEARSGPSGAYEIPYRATGKSWRLNLDGRDLRLRGAMIGAFVSEVGQLPASDQVGISRLGVRLTEEGHARLLERVQDLLDEFEAEEPPEGSTHYSVFMAIHPDRHPEQNPERAAEGNP, from the coding sequence ATGACAGACGAGAGCGGCCAGGTCCCTCGGCGGTCAGCGAGTGAGGAAGAGGCGAAGGCCCTTGCCTCGGCAACGCGTATCCGCATTTTGCGGCTCTGCATGAAAGAGCAGCTGACCAACAAGGAAATTGCAACCATGCTCGCCGCCAACCCGGCAACGGTGCTCTATCACGTCCGCAAGCTGGTCTCGGCAGGCTTCCTCGAACCCCAAGAGGCGCGGTCCGGACCGAGTGGCGCATATGAGATTCCCTACCGTGCCACGGGGAAGTCGTGGCGGTTGAATCTCGACGGCCGGGATCTGCGCTTGCGGGGCGCAATGATCGGTGCGTTCGTGTCCGAGGTGGGACAGCTCCCTGCATCGGATCAGGTCGGAATCTCCCGGCTGGGTGTACGCCTCACGGAAGAAGGACATGCCCGGCTCCTCGAACGTGTGCAGGACCTGCTGGATGAGTTCGAGGCCGAAGAACCTCCTGAGGGCAGCACCCACTACTCGGTCTTTATGGCCATCCATCCTGATCGGCACCCGGAGCAGAATCCGGAAAGAGCCGCTGAGGGCAACCCTTGA
- a CDS encoding MFS transporter, with product MTTEDGGAATVPGGVLRDRDFRFLFYSTSLSQLGQQVSSLALPLVAVVTLTASEFEVGLLSALSTAAFLLIGLPAGVWVDRMRYRHVLVSSDLIRAAVLLTVPLAWWLGVLTVWQLYVVALLIGVFSVFFDVAYQSFLPRLVGRDHLVEGNAKLETVHSVAQLAGPVAAGQLIAWLTAPVALALDAIAMGLSALFVGRMRHRQPKPEPVPGSRLGTDIAEGLRFVLGNPLLRAIAGSTGLFNLAFAAYMAMLVFFLPREVGLGAHQIGIVFSVLGVGGLAGALATRRLTLWLGEGPAICWSVAATAPFALLMPAAGGEWSVWLGAAGLAVASFGMVVYNVTQVSFRQRLTPDRLLGRMNATMRFLVWGTQPVGALIGGLLGQLYGAEAALWMAAWAACVAFLPVTLSPLRSMRKLPDEHPASATPSAP from the coding sequence ATGACGACTGAAGACGGCGGCGCAGCCACGGTTCCTGGCGGCGTCCTGCGGGACCGTGACTTCCGATTCCTTTTCTATTCCACCTCCTTGAGCCAACTTGGGCAGCAGGTATCCAGTCTCGCCTTGCCACTCGTGGCGGTGGTGACGCTGACTGCCAGTGAATTCGAAGTGGGGCTGCTTTCGGCCCTGAGCACCGCTGCGTTCCTGTTGATTGGCTTGCCCGCCGGAGTCTGGGTCGATCGGATGCGGTACCGCCACGTGCTCGTCTCGTCGGACCTGATTCGGGCAGCGGTCCTGCTCACTGTTCCGCTCGCCTGGTGGCTCGGGGTGTTGACAGTCTGGCAGCTCTACGTCGTGGCGCTGCTCATCGGCGTGTTCAGCGTCTTCTTTGACGTCGCTTACCAGAGCTTTCTGCCGCGCCTTGTCGGGCGTGACCATTTGGTTGAAGGCAATGCCAAGTTGGAAACGGTGCACTCGGTTGCCCAACTCGCTGGTCCGGTCGCAGCCGGCCAGCTGATCGCCTGGCTGACGGCACCCGTTGCCCTGGCCCTGGATGCCATTGCGATGGGGTTGTCCGCACTATTCGTTGGGCGCATGCGGCACCGGCAGCCCAAGCCGGAGCCGGTACCGGGGTCCCGGCTGGGCACGGACATCGCAGAGGGCCTGCGTTTCGTCCTGGGCAACCCGTTGCTGCGGGCGATTGCCGGGTCCACAGGACTGTTCAACCTGGCTTTCGCGGCCTACATGGCGATGCTGGTGTTCTTCCTTCCGAGAGAAGTCGGCCTGGGCGCGCACCAAATCGGCATAGTATTTTCGGTCCTCGGTGTGGGCGGTCTTGCCGGCGCCCTGGCTACCCGCCGACTGACCCTGTGGCTGGGTGAAGGACCCGCCATTTGTTGGTCCGTGGCGGCGACAGCTCCCTTTGCGCTCCTGATGCCTGCGGCGGGGGGCGAATGGTCGGTTTGGCTCGGCGCGGCCGGGCTAGCTGTGGCCAGCTTCGGCATGGTCGTCTACAACGTCACACAGGTGAGCTTCCGGCAAAGACTGACTCCGGACCGCCTGCTAGGCCGCATGAACGCCACCATGCGTTTCCTGGTCTGGGGAACCCAGCCCGTCGGCGCGCTGATTGGCGGCCTGCTTGGACAGCTTTACGGAGCTGAGGCCGCGCTGTGGATGGCTGCATGGGCGGCCTGTGTGGCCTTCCTGCCCGTCACCTTGTCTCCCCTGCGGAGCATGCGGAAGCTACCCGATGAACACCCAGCATCGGCCACGCCTTCCGCCCCGTAA